In Macadamia integrifolia cultivar HAES 741 chromosome 13, SCU_Mint_v3, whole genome shotgun sequence, one DNA window encodes the following:
- the LOC122059682 gene encoding ubiquitin carboxyl-terminal hydrolase 15-like, producing the protein MLEPREADIPVLFLVLVVLPLVTYILLGKWNEVAKKKDRVSLLAQVAAEETLLAEAVPTASVIPVVVCTKSGFHECARCFGPAKTRCSRCKSVRYCSGKCQIIHWRMGHKEACQQLESTCLNISPKPFSDEESVHERALPNEYQDGLFQGYEIGHSIPDSDTVDKPNHPSSNTSAASTNTTTVDTCEVLMAEKKHVDKRVSRKLNRETLRRGDAALLGSRGGACGSWDGSSNLSNVIPSKKASMRHKLGNDDPIASSEQISKKHTINIHDDHNLRGQNECISKSGSDPCTTSSLHSEKTRTGLLEVEMDFTSDRNNFLRERLASNSETVDLISPPEIISAKGSTKSKSTLHPSEPKISGSPGSTLKASRESSCSGMLSKGRVANESKVLQASAFTAVPGKDKNVLSDTIMRKMGIKKLPKVPRQDARGVNGDGRKRNKVLFPYEEFVRLFQYEGWDLSPRGLLNCGNSCYANAVLQCLTCTKPLIIYLLQRSHSRICCMKDWCLMCELEEHVMMLREAGGPLSPDKILLHMRRIGCRMGSGSQEDAHEFLRLLVTSMQLICLEGSGGEKQVNSSLQETTFIQHTFGGHLRSKVKCLRCHHESERYENIMDLTLEIHGWVESLEDALTQFTAPEDLDGENMYRCGRCATYVKARKQLSIHEAPNILTIVLKRFQTGKYGKINKCITFPDMLDMIPFMTGTGDSPPLYMLYAVVVHLDTLNASFSGHYVSYVKDVQGMWFRIDDTEVQTVPTSQVMSEGAYILFYSRSCPRLPRVSPLQHPTTEMHCLSKQNLSRSGQTRHNDNFFVEAFASDPRQDLWLGSGNQTSNDILRCANGNTATMRETYPESMSMEFSDATSSDWSIFTSSDDASFTTESTRDSFSTSDYADTVNLDPISSIFNSFYPPEYSSHRTVSCRRFSVIKPQTRFLSEDKGFVWDSSLSNEPLDSVQNGKNPKQVRVFST; encoded by the exons ATGCTTGAGCCAAGGGAAGCTGATATACCCGTCCTGTTTCTGGTCTTGGTTGTGCTTCCTTTAGTTACTTACATCTTACTAGGAAAATGGAATGAGGTTGCAAAGAAGAAGGATAGGGTGAGTCTGCTTGCTCAAGTGGCAGCTGAAGAAACTCTCCTTGCTGAAGCAGTGCCGACTGCCAGTGTTATCCCGGTTGTAGTTTGTACAAAGAGTGGATTTCATGAGTGTGCAAGATGCTTTGGTCCGGCTAAGACCCGCTGCTCCCGTTGCAAGTCTGTTAGATACTG TTCTGGGAAGTGTCAAATTATCCACTGGAGGATGGGTCACAAGGAAGCATGCCAGCAGTTGGAGTCCACCTGCCTAAATATATCTCCTAAGCCATTCTCAGATGAAGAATCTGTCCATGAGAGGGCTCTACCAAATGAATACCAGGATGGTCTCTTCCAAGGATATGAGATTGGGCACTCTATCCCGGACAGTGATACTGTGGATAAACCTAACCATCCGTCTTCCAACACTTCTGCTGCTTCTACCAATACTACCACAGTTGATACATGTGAGGTATTGATGGCGGAGAAAAAACATGTGGATAAGCGTGTTTCACGTAAGTTAAACAGAGAAACATTGAGAAGAGGGGATGCTGCTTTATTGGGATCTCGCGGAGGAGCCTGTGGTAGTTGGGATGGCAGTTCAAATTTGTCTAACGTTATCCCATCCAAGAAGGCTTCCATGAGACATAAG TTAGGAAATGACGATCCAATTGCATCATCAGAACAAATCTCAAAAAAGCATACCATCAACATCCATGATGATCATAACTTGAGAGGCCAAAATGAATGCATATCTAAATCAGGAAGTGATCCTTGTACCACAAGCTCATTACATTCAGAGAAAACAAGGACAGGCTTGCTTGAAGTCGAGATGGATTTCACTTCAGATAGGAACAATTTCCTTAGGGAAAGACTGGCTTCTAATAGTGAAACAGTTGACTTGATCTCTCCCCCTGAAATTATCTCAGCCAAAGGAAGCACAAAATCTAAGAGTACATTGCATCCTTCTGAACCCAAAATTTCAGGGTCCCCAGGATCAACTTTGAAAGCATCAAGAGAAAGCTCATGCTCAGGGATGCTGAGTAAAGGGCGGGTAGCAAATGAATCAA AAGTGCTTCAAGCAAGTGCTTTTACTGCTGTCCCTGGTAAAGACAAAAATGTTCTGTCAGACACTATCATGAGGAAGATGGGTATAAAGAAGTTACCTAAAGTTCCAAGACAGGATGCTAGAGGAGTTAACGGTGATGGGCGAAAGAGAAACAAG gtGCTGTTCCCTTATGAAGAATTTGTAAGGTTGTTCCAATACGAAGGCTGGGACTTATCTCCTAGAGGCCTTCTAAACTGTGGGAACAG CTGCTATGCCAATGCTGTATTGCAATGTCTGACCTGCACAAAGCCTCTGATCATCTACCTGCTTCAGAGATCACATTCAAGAATCT GCTGCATGAAGGATTGGTGCCTCATGTGTGAACTTGAGGAGCATGTAATGATGTTAAGAGAAGCTGGAGGCCCTTTGTCTCCTGACAAAATCCTTCTACATATGCGGAGAATTGGTTGTCGGATGGGTTCTGGAAGTCAGGAAGATGCTCATGAATTTCTAAG ACTTCTGGTTACTTCCATGCAACTTATATGCCTTGAGGGATCAGGTGGTGAGAAGCAAGTCAATTCAAGCTTGCAAGAAACTACCTTCATACAACATACTTTCGGTGGTCATCTTAGATCAAAG GTCAAATGTCTGAGATGTCATCATGAATCTGAACGGTACGAAAACATTATGGATCTTACGTTGGAGATACATGGTTGGGTTGAGTCACTGGAGGATGCCCTTACTCAATTTACAGCTCCTGAGGATTTGGATGGAGAAAACATGTACAGATGTGGAAG GTGTGCCACATATGTTAAAGCACGAAAGCAGTTGAGCATACATGAAGCACCAAACATCCTTACAATAGTTTTAAAGAGATTCCAG ACGGGGAAGTatgggaaaataaataaatgcatcaCTTTTCCAGACATGCTGGACATGATCCCATTCATGACTGGTACAGGCGACAGTCCACCCCTTTACATGCTCTATGCTGTTGTTGTGCATTTGGATACGTTGAATGCATCGTTTTCGGGGCACTACGTGTCATATGTGAAAGATGTGCAGGGCATGTGGTTCAGGATAGATGACACTGAG GTTCAAACAGTGCCAACTAGCCAGGTGATGTCAGAAGGTGCATACATCCTATTCTACTCGAG GTCTTGTCCGCGCCTTCCGAGAGTTTCTCCGCTGCAACATCCAACAACTGAAATGCACTGCTTATCAAAACAGAATCTCTCAAGATCAGGACAAACTAGACACAATGACAACTTTTTTGTTGAAGCATTTGCATCAGATCCCAGACAAGATTTATGGTTGGGCAGTGGCAATCAAACCTCCAATGACATTCTGAGGTGTGCTAATGGAAATACAGCAACAATGAGAGAAACATATCCAGAGTCAATGAGCATGGAATTCTCAGATGCCACATCAAGTGATTGGTCCATTTTCACAAGTTCAGACGATGCATCGTTTACCACTGAGAGTACTAGAGATTCATTTAGTACTTCCGATTATGCCGACACAGTCAATCTTGATCCTATTTCCTCAATATTCAACTCATTCTACCCTCCAGAATACTCCTCACACAGGACTGTTTCCTGTAGAAGGTTTTCGGTTATTAAACCGCAGACAAGATTCCTTTCGGAAGACAAGGGCTTTGTTTGGGATTCATCCCTGTCAAATGAACCACTTGACAGTGTACAGAATGGAAAGAATCCGAAACAGGTCAGGGTTTTTTCGACCTAG
- the LOC122058931 gene encoding putative B3 domain-containing protein At2g27410, producing MVLSIKLKLRKSGEEENHIRQQKMERLLKMEFKNHREVLKEMVAMEFDSLGINSDSVFNNQEEMKEWITRKRHQLLKIDEEQNKKRKKGDSIPPNQMEEDDSTRLQPTSATMPSELLNAIITEHRGEDVVLVMEKTLTATDASSGHGRLSIPESRVKVEKFLSDAERRQASYSEIPVDALVLVMGAQKPELWSFNFKKWMMNKTGIYVLIRNWAKLLVDKNLQEGDTVQIWSFRSLQNGGGKKLCFAINVLQG from the coding sequence ATGGTGCTGTCCATCAAACTAAAACTTCGAAAATCTGGGGAGGAGGAGAATCATATTCGCCAACAAAAGATGGAACGCTTGCTTAAAATGGAGTTCAAAAATCACAGGGAGGTTCTGAAGGAGATGGTAGCTATGGAGTTTGATTCCCTTGGCATAAACTCTGATTCTGTTTTCAATAATCAAGAGGAAATGAAGGAATGGATTACAAGGAAAAGACATCAATTGCTTAAAATTGATGaggagcaaaacaaaaagaggaagaaaggagataGTATTCCTCCAAACCAAATGGAGGAGGATGACAGTACCAGACTACAGCCTACATCAGCAACAATGCCTAGTGAGCTTCTGAATGCAATAATCACTGAACATAGAGGTGAGGATGTGGTGTTGGTGATGGAGAAGACACTAACAGCTACTGATGCGAGTTCAGGTCATGGTCGTCTATCCATACCAGAAAGCCGAGTAAAGGTTGAAAAGTTCTTAAGTGATGCAGAGAGAAGGCAAGCATCATACAGTGAGATACCTGTAGATGCTCTGGTTTTGGTAATGGGAGCCCAAAAGCCTGAATTGTGGAGCTTCAACTTTAAGAAATGGATGATGAACAAAACTGGCATTTATGTATTGATCAGAAACTGGGCCAAGTTGTTGGTGGACAAAAATTTACAAGAGGGTGATACAGTCCAGATCTGGTCCTTCAGAAGTTTACAAAATGGAGGAGGGAAGAAGCTCTGTTTTGCAATTAATGTTCTTCAGGGATGA
- the LOC122059095 gene encoding B3 domain-containing protein At1g05930-like: MFVASVSFSVMQVAFLQEKTLIATIASSGYGRQSIPESRVKVEKFVSDAERRQASHSETPVDALVLVMGAQKPESWSFIFKKWMMNKTGIYVLIKNWAKLVVDKKLQEGDTVQIWSFRSLPNGGRKKLCFAINVLQG; this comes from the exons atgtTTGTAGCgagtgtttctttctctgtaatgcaa gtTGCGTTTTTACAGGAGAAGACACTAATAGCTACTATTGCGAGTTCAGGTTATGGCCGTCAATCCATTCCAGAAAGCAGAGTAAAGGTTGAAAAGTTCGTAAGTGATGCAGAGAGAAGGCAAGCATCACACAGTGAGACACCTGTAGATGCTCTGGTTTTGGTAATGGGAGCCCAAAAGCCTGAATCGTGGAGCTTCATCTTTAAGAAATGGATGATGAACAAAACTGGCATTTATGTGTTAATCAAAAACTGGGCCAAATTGGTGGTGGACAAAAAATTACAAGAGGGTGATACAGTCCAGATCTGGTCCTTCAGAAGTTTACCAAATGGAGGACGGAAGAAGCTTTGTTTTGCAATTAATGTTCTTCAGGGATGA
- the LOC122059362 gene encoding heme-binding protein 2 — MAAMAANLLNLSVLLGLLSMSVGMVPPTCSRIECPSYDVIHVGNGFEIRHYNSTMWTSTSPIQDISFVDATKSGFLQLFDYIQGKNTYKEKIEMTAPVITQISPSDGPFCESSFIVSFYVPKVNQADPPPAQGLHVQNWGPVYAAVRQFSGFVSDDELGEEAAALHDSLAGSSWSDAVDKGRAADPTSVYTVAQYNSPFEYEKRVNEIWMMFDINDAWYERLDFEIREKF, encoded by the exons ATGGCTGCCATGGCTGCTAATCTACTCAACCTCTCAGTTCTTCTTGGACTCCTATCCATGAGTGTTGGAATGGTTCCTCCTACGTGCAGCCGTATCGAATGTCCAAGCTATGATGTAATTCATGTAGGTAATGGTTTTGAAATCCGCCATTATAATTCGACGATGTGGACATCAACTTCTCCAATCCAAGATATTTCATTCGTTGATGCCACGAAATCAGGCTTCCTACA GCTATTTGATTACATTCAAGGGAAGAATACCTACAAAGAGAAGATAGAGATGACAGCTCCTGTGATTACTCAAATCTCCCCAAGTGATGGACCCTTTTGTGAATCATCCTTCATTGTTAGCTTTTATGTCCCTAAAGTGAATCAAGCTGACCCACCTCCAGCACAAGGTCTTCATGTACAAAATTGGGGTCCTGTGTATGCAGCAGTAAGACAATTCAGTGGATTTGTGTCTGATGATGAACTTGGAGAAGAAGCAGCAGCGTTACATGACAGTCTGGCTGGTTCTTCCTGGTCAGATGCCGTCGATAAAGGCCGGGCTGCTGATCCAACATCGGTTTACACTGTTGCACAGTATAACTCACCATTTGAATATGAGAAGAGGGTCAATGAGATTTGGATGATGTTTGATATAAATGATGCTTGGTATGAAAGATTAGATtttgaaataagagaaaaatttTAA